aaaaagcttggaaaaaatattaatagtgattGTGTCTGGGTGATaggattaactttttttttttttttacatttagttaTCAACTTTAACGCCTTGAATCAACATAGCTCCATGATCTTTCACTCCACTTTAGTTCTCCACTGCTGTGGCTGTTCATTGGACCTTGGCTGAATGGATATGCTCCCTGCTACTCTCTGATCATAATCTCCTGTGCTTCCagcttactttttaattattcctATGCAtcatctttttactgttttaggTCTTCTCTATGCCATTGGCTTCTCTCTACTAAAATTGTCACAGTCCTGCTATCTTAACTCAAGTCCCTCCTATCTTTACTTCCCACTTACTAAATTTATGTTACAATCCATTATTtcctcaactttatttttctactttttccactTTCTCAAATGTCTGAACTCCTTCCTGTTTCCCTCTACTTTCAGGAATGGGTCTTGCTTCTGAACTCAGAGAATATATGAAGCTATCAGATGGTAACTCTCTACCTTCTAAAGCCACATTTGCAGAGCCTTTCTGTATCCCtactgattttcttcctttgcttctaTTACTACAGAAgagcttttccttcctttccttaaGGGCCAGTCATCCCACCCATGGCCAGACTCACACTCATTTCCACTCTGCAGGGACCTCCTACCATCCTGTCTCTTCTCTGCATTAGGCATTCACTAAATATGTGTTTAATAGACATACAACACTTTTATAAATAGGAGAAAATTAGTAACAAACGTACTTTCTGGGTAAGAGTATGGAGTTGAGTAATTGAAGACTGTAGACTGTAATTGTTATAGAGAATGTTTGTTATCCTGGAAAATTCCACAGTGTTTAGTTTAATAAAGATTCCATCTACCCTAGATGTATTTTATATGGTATGAAATGTTACAGTACCTCTTAAGAACAATATTTTATCCATTTGattgaaatttcctttttatagctgtttccttgacaaattttttttttcttttttcatagttgGAGAACACATTCAAATCAGTTATTGCACAAACTGGACCTGGAGGGACTATCAGTCCAGAACTAAAACATAAGATAAAATTCGTAAGTATTTGCTGTTTCTGGGAAAGAAGAATAATTGATTGCAAATTTAGGTATCTTTTATGGTTGAGCTTAATTTGCCTGCAggtgtttattggtttttttaatatatatatatatatatatatatatatatatatatatatatatatatatatatatatacctgatCTTTTCTAATATACTGCAAATAGAGGGactattcttttaaaatcatgaagACAAATGCATACtcctaaaaatttttaatataaaattatttagaaaatatacattCTCCCATAAATGCTCTCttgttccttccttttttcctcaccCCAGTAAATCACTGTTGGCAGTTCAAGATCTTTCCAATACtggttttatatacatatatgtcaaATATTATTCCAAACAGTGTGTGGTATCCCATTATGTTGATGTACTCTGTTTCATTTATAAGATCCGTGACTGATTAAAATGTAGGTTGTTTTTACCtttggctatttaaaaaatgctgcAGTTAATGTCCTTGAACAATtatttagaagtggaattgcaaGTAAAAggtgttaaatattttatgttttgataATAAACATTACGAAATTGCCCTATAAAAGGTTTgaacaaatttattctctcactgaCAGTGAAGTGTTACTATTCAatcatgttgttttaatttatatctcTTGATTTTTAtatcgagcatcttttcatatgcttagtGTAGTCGTTTATATTCTTTAGGAGAATTTCCTGTTCATGTCCTCCACCTAATTTATTGTTTTAGTAATAATGTGAAAGCTCTTTGGCTGTTATGTATTGGGCCAGAGGGTATGTACACTTAAATTTCGGGGGAGAGCTGTTAATCCCAACTTGAGTAACCAGGGTGCCATTATAGCTCTTACTGCCCTATATTTCATTTCAGCTGTCATGATTTCACTGGAAGAAAAACCCCGATGGATTCAggacatttttttgtttgaacACTTGAGCAAGTGTCCAATAATTATTTGTTCAAGGCTGTTcaatatgccttttattttatagtcccaaaaaattagagaaaaattaagcaCTCATTGATAAAAGGATTGGTTAAATTATCCACCCAAACTGGGGGATATCATGTGGCTCATAAGAAAGTTTATGTATGTCTCTATTCATTTACATGGAAGGTTCTCCTTGACAGATTGTTGGACTTGAATAATGTATGTGCATGCATAAAGAAGTTTCTGAAAGGATGTTTTAGGAAACTCGGCAAAATAGCTGTCTCTGGGAAATAGGATTTTGAagtttttactgtatttttctgtAGCTTGAATTAGAATTTAGTATAAAATATATCTGGAAAAATCTAGGAAAATGCAAACTTCTTATACTTTATTGGGACAGAGTAAgtctatttctaggaatttatcattaaaaaattattgaacagGTGTGTAAAACACAAGTATGAGGATAATTATTGCAGTATTTGTGAtgatgaaaaataagaaacagcCATAAAAATAgatgatcaaataaataaatttaggtacattaaatattttgaaaaatctataGCCAGTAAAAATGTTGATCAGTATTTACTGACATGGAAAGCTGTCTATggtatgatattttaaaacaggTTGTAGAAATATCAaccttatttttatattaaatataggTATTTTTATGTACATATGGACAATAATAGCTATtcaggatattttatttttgcttaactTTCCAAGGTTTTCTGTAGTATCCATTGCATTTCTTTTCCAACAATTAAAATGCTTGAAGTCATgctgtaaaatattaatttaagtgAGCTGAAGCTTTAGCTTAGTTAAAGAAGTCTAGGTGTTTTGGAGGGTTGTGGCATTGCTATATTGTATAATACTGTTTTCTCAACTCTGGGAATGATGGAAATCactcttttttgttattttaaaactaaaaactgatttttttaaaagaataatataatatgactataatttgttcattcaataagtgttattttttgcctttgttaCTACTTAAGTTTATACTgtcttattttgatattttgtcaTCCAGCATTCCAATTGTCTgtattgtatttcattttctacttATTAGGTTGTATCTAAGTTTCCAgagggtttgtttgtttctaaactGCTTACAGAGTTTGAGGTaagtgtttctttccttttttctttttttaatcaaccCTGATTTTTTAATGGCTTATATCTATTGTGATAGAAATTTTGTTGATACTCTTTGGATCCTCCAAGTCTATGCTCTAATCTTTAAacatcttattttccattttagtgtctttttctttattataagaGTTAAGAATATAACAAATACATTCTTAACAAATACGTGGTTGTGTGTAGGAAGGATATTTTTACCATTTATTGTTATAACATCATTGGAATgaagtttaattaatttttaatgtctgacaataccaaatgtcagtggggatgtggagaaacagaatACCTTATACACTCCTTGTGGGAAAAAACTCCTTTGCAGAGCATTTTGACATGATCAAAATGTTGAAAACATTTAAAGTTGAAGGTATGGGGGGATGCAGCAcctggcaggggaggtgggcaCCCACCCGCTTCTGCTCCACAGGGCCCGAGTCCGTGGCCAGGCTTTGCTTTTTGGTGGGGACAGGTATGGCGTCCCAGCCAAATTCCTCTgcgaagaagaaagaggagaaggggaagaacaTCCAGGTGGTGGTGAGATGCAGACCTTTTAATTTGGCAGAGCGGAAAGCTAATGCCCATTCAGTAGTAGAATGTGATCATGTACAAAAGGAAGTTAGTGTACGAACTGGAGGACTGGCCAACAAGAGCGCAAGGAAAACATACACTTTGATATGGTTTTTGGAGCATCTACTAAACAAATTGATGTTTACCAAAGTGGTGTTTGTCCAATTCTGGATGAAGTTATGATGGGCTATAATTGCACTATCTTTGCATATGGCCAAACTGGCACTGGAAAAACCTTTACAATGGAAGGTGAAAGGTCAATGAAGAGTATACCTGGGAAGAGGACCCCTTAGCTGGTATAATTCCACGTACCCTTCATCAAATTTTTGAGAAGCTTACTGATAATGGTACTGAATTTTCAGTCAAAGTGTCTCTGTTGGAAATTTATAATGAAGAACTTTTTGATCTCCTTAATCCATCTTCTGATGTTTCTGAGAGACTGCAGATGTTTGATGATCCCCATAACAAGAGAGGAGTGATAATCAAAGGTTTAGAAGAAATTACAGTGCACAACAAGGATGAGGTCTATCAAATTCTGGAAAAGGGGACAGCAAAAAGGACAactgcagcaacattgatgaatGCATACTCTAGTCGTTCCCACTCAGTTTTCTCTATTACAATACATATGAAAGAAACTACAATTGATGGAGAAGAGCTTGTTAAAATTGGGAAGTTGAACTTGGTTGATCTTGCAGGAAGTGAAAACATTGGCCGTTCTGGAGCTGTTGACAAGAGAGCTCGGGAAGCTGGAAATATTAATCAATCTCTGTTGACTCTGGGAAGGGTTATTACTGCTCTTGTAGAAAGAACACCTCATGTTCCTTACCGAGAATCTAAGCTAACTAGAATCCTCCAGGATTCTCTTGGGGGGCGTACAAGAACATCTATAATTGCAACAATTTCTCCTGCATCTCTCAATCTTGAGGAAACTGAGTACATTGGAATATGCTCATAGAGCAAAGAACATATTGAATAAGCCTGAAGTTAATCAGAAACTCACCAAAAAAGCTTTTATTAAGGAGTATACGGAAGAGATAGAGCGTCTGAAACGAGATCTGGCTTCAGCCCGTGAGGAAAATGGAGTGTACCTTTCTGAAGAAAATTTTAGAGCCATGAATGGAAAATTAACTGTTCAAGAGGAACAGATTGTAGAATTGATTGAAAAAATTGGTGCCCTTGAAGAGGAGCTAAGTAGGGTTACAGAGTTGTTTATGGATAATAGAAATGAACTTGACCAGTGTAAATCTGACCTGCAACATAAGACACAGAAACTTGAAACCACTCAAAAACATTTgcaaggggccggcccatggctcactcgggagagtgtggtgctgagaacaccaaggccccgggttcggatcccatatacggatggccggttcgctcactggctgagcgtggtgctcacaacaccaagtcaagggttaagatccccttaccggtcatcttttaaaaaaaaaaaaaaaaaaaaaaaacatttgcaagaaACTAAATTACAACTTGTTAGAGAAGTATATATCACATCAGCTTTGGAAAGTACTGAGGAGAAACTTCATGATGCTGCCAGCAAGTTGCTTAACACAGTTGAAGAAACTACAAAAGATGTATCTGGTCTCCATTCCAAACTGGATCGTAAGAAGGCAATTGACCAACACAATGCAGAAGCTCAggaaatttttaacaaaaacctGAATAGTCTGTTTAATAATATGGAAGAATTAATTAAGGATAGCAGTTCAAAACAAAAGGCCATGCTAGAAGTTCACAAGACCTTGTTTGATAATCTGCTGTCTTCCAGTGTCTCTGCATTAGACACCATTACTACAACAGCACTTGGATCTCTCACATTTATTCCAGAAAATGTGTTTACTCGTGTTTCTCAGATTTCTGATATGATATTAAAAGAACAGTCATTAGCAGCAGAAAGTAAAACTGTACTGCAGAAATTGATTAATGTGCTTAAGACTGACCTTCTATGTTCACTGGAAATGATTTTATCCCCCACGGTGGTGTCTGTATTGAAAATCAATAGTCAAATAAAGCATATTTTCAAGACATCATTGAAAGTGGCTGAAAAGATAAAAgatcagaaaaaggaaatggataattttctcAGTATACTGTGTAACAATCTACACGAACTCCAAGAAAATACAGTTTCTTCCTTAGTAGAATCACAGAAGCTATGTGAAAACTTAACTGAAGACCTGAAGACAGTAAAGCAAACCCATtcacaggaactttgccagttaATCAATGTTTGGGCAGAGAGATTCTGTGCTTTGGAGGAAAAGTGTGAAAACATCCAGAAACCACTCAGTATTGTCCAAGAAAATACAGAGCAGAAATCTAAGGACATAATCAACAAAACAACTTTTCACAGTAAAAAACTTTGTGCTGATTTTGATGGCTTGTCACAGGAGCTCAGACATTTTAACCAAGAAGTTACCAAATTGGTTGAAGAGTCTGTGAAATACTATGATAAACTCAATAGCAACTTGGAAAAAATATCTCACGAGACTGAACAGAGATGTGAGTCTCTTAACATAAGCACAGTTTATTCTTCTGAACAGTGGGTGTCTTGCTTAAATAAAAGGGAAGAGGAACTTCACAACTTATTGGAGGTTGTAAACCAATATTGTGAGGCTTCAAGTTCAGAGATCACTGAAAAATTAAGTGCACAAAGCAGCATAACATTTTTCTTGATCAGATAACTATTGATGAAGAAAAATTGTTAACACAAAATCTAGAACTtaaagaaactatacaaattgGTTTGACTAAGCTTAATTGCTTTCTGCAGCAGGATCTGAAACTGGATATCCCAACAGGTACGACACCACagaggaaaaattatttatacCCATCAACACTAGTGAGAACTGAACCACGTGAACAGCTCCTTGATCAATTGAAAAGGAAACAGCCTGAGCTCTTAATGATGCTAAActgttcagaaaacaaaaaagaagagaccAGTCAGGACATGGATATAGAAAATGCAGTTCAGGGGCAATATGATGAAGAACCTCTGAGTCAAGACCCATCTGTAGATGCTAATGTGGATTGTTCGTCAAGTGGCGGGGTTCCGTTTTTCCAGCATAAAAAATCAcatggaaaagataaagaaaacagaggcatTAATCCAGTGGAGCGATCTAAAGTGGAAGAAACAACAGAGCACTCTGTTACAAAGAGCAGATTACCTCTACGAGCCCAGATAAACCTTTAGTTAACTTGATGattgggaattttatttttaagaaaaattaaaaataaaacatgaagccCCAGAACTTGAGCCTGGTATAtagattagaaaagaataaaatatatcaagGCAGTATTGTAAATTTAGTTGAATTTAATATTTACCCATTTCTCTGTCATCCCTATAGTTCACAGAGTATGAAGTTGGGTTTCAATTGGAATTTGCATtgagtaaatatatatttctagtttttcatataaaatagtctttttataataaatgaaaagtatttttcttatatattactAAATAGCAAATATATAGGACTGTACCGTTGTTCTAGGCTTGAGCTTACATAGGTGAGTATCACCAACACTGAGCCTGGAAAGGAccatctcatttcttttcttgcccTGACTTAATTAATTCTGTATTTGCTTGCCTCCTTCCTAGGCTTTTCTATTTTGCCTTCTCCTCAGCTCACTTTCTCCCTCTTTATTTGTTACCAGCCCATTTGTAGAGCAACAAAAAGGTATCCTTTCTTATGAGATAGCCAGAATTTTACCTAGAAATCTTTAATGCTTTTCAGTGGTTGTCTAAAATCACTGTCAACAATAAACATAATCCTAGAAGTATCCATCccttcagtatttttaatttgtttccccCAACGGtgaaaatatttcattcctttatgaGGTCTAACACATTAGCCCCCATAGAATTCACAAAAAGCCAACATCTCCAGAATATAAATTGCTATTATGGGAGAAATACCTAGAGCGCTGATTAATGGTGGTGTGCAGCCATGCTAAAGGCCTATGTCTTTCAGAGAAGATCACAATGATTTAAGGACTTTTTGAAACTACCAGTTATGActataatttatattctttttttacctgatgaaactttttgttgtttcttgtttgtatataataaaacatgtatatatgtaaaaaaataaataaagttgaagGTATGCACCCCAgggatccagcagttccacttctgcaCATGCACTCTAGAGAAACTCTTGCACGTGTGCACACCACAGCATAGAAAAAAATGGGGGACAAATTAAATGGCCATCAATAAGAGAATGGATAGAGATTGACATTTATACAGTGGAATAGTATGTAgcagtataaaataaatgaattagagctGCTCTTCAGCATGGATCATTTTGGAAACCATCGTATTGTGTGAAAAAATCAAGTTGCAGAATGATAATTCAGATAACGCTATATACCGaacttttaaaaaaggcaaatcaTACACATATGTTAGCTGTGTGTCAGGCTGTATTTTGAGTGTCTTTTATATACTAATCATTTGCTTTTCACAACGTTGGCATAGaaaagtaacttgcctaagggtCAAATAGCCCTAAtggatggagccaggatttgaacccgggAAATCTGGTTTCAGAATCTTAACTCTTAACTCCTGTGCCATAAAGACAATAGTATATTTGCAGATACAAACACAGATATTGGGAGATAGTATGGCATAATGGTTAAGATACATCACCTCTGTGTGCTATTTGATAGATGATATGTTAAGTCAGATAATAATACTTTATAGAGTTTTGTGAAGTTTAAATGActtaaagcatttagaacagcacctggcacatactAATTGTTCAGTAAGTGTTAACTCATAgtagcaggaaaaagaaaatttggataGGAAAGATATGCATCATCCCTAAGATAGTGACAGAGAAAACTTAAATTCACCttgtgttaaaaaaacaaaatcagctAGAGCCACAAAGTTTATTTCAAATAGGCCCATAGGGAGAAAGCTAGAATAAAAAGTCTTGACATTTTTTTGGATTGTGTAAAGTCACTTATATAATGGTGAAGTTACAGAACAATGTCTGTGAGTAATAGAATATGACTTAATTCTCATGAAGTTGGGTGCAATCAACCTTCTGTGCCAGATTTAACTCTAAAGTGAGCAGTTTTCTACAACAAACTATTTAGCAAATGTAGCATCCTGTAATAACAATTCATTGTGTTATGGTCACAAAGTCAACAATCTTGGAGAAATTGAAACAAATCTTTTAATGTTACAGGACAGCCTTTTGCCCTTCTTAGTAAACAGACAGGCAGAAATTCAACTTTATATGAAAAGTAAAGCTAAATTTAAGTTTTATGCTAACTTGTGGAAACATTGTTAACCCTTTCTTTATCGAACTTGATGTAGAAGCTACTTGTATGATTTGTCTTCTTGTAGTCATGTGGTTCAACAGTCTACCATTCTTTCAAGAGCCCTTATTAAATTGCTAGTTAAAGGAAAGATAGGGCAGTGACAGCATAGTTTTTGAATTTTCCTGAAGCTGTACATAAAAACAATGTacatagaaaaaccaaaaatccaTGGACAATAGTCACAACAAAATTGGTTAATATATCTCCCTCGAACAGTTGTGTGGGGAGTAGTCACCAGCAGGTACAAGATCTTCGTGGTATGAGTGTCTGTGCTGGGAGGAAACAGAGGGAAGCAAGGTAGCCAATGTCTGATGGACCTGGGAACAAAAGAACCACAAAATAGTCATCAGGTATTCATTAGAAAGTACAGCAAGCTGTTTTGACAACAGCAGCTGAAACTGGATAACATTTTGACATTTCTAATAGCGCAAGGTATTCATAGTAAGACTTGAGTGGGGCTGAGCACTATAGCCATTGTGAATTTTATAAACTGACCTGCCAATGCTCCTGTCTAGACACTAAGGAGAATTTGAGCAGAATAGGAACAAGAGGAAAAGAGGCGGTCTAGATGTAAGTAGATTAAGGGAAAAGAGAAATGTCAAAAACAAACCACTGTATTTAACAGCATATGGAAAAAACAGAAGAAGGAACTCTGTAAGCAGAGAAGCTATCCAGAATATTCTTCTATGAATCAGGAAAACtaatttcatataaaatgtaCAATAGAAGCAGATCAGGGTCAACTCTCAtatcattttaaggaaaaaaaataagcagaataatatatctacaaaaaatatAAGCATCTCAGAAATACGTGTCTCTAATACAGATGGAAACTGAAAGTggagctagccagttagctcagttggttagagcatggtggtgatagcacaaaggtccagggtacaatccctgtgccagccagccaccataaaagagaaaaaagaaaaagtgatacaAGACATTAAAAACACAACGCAGATCTTGAATtatattaatttagaaataagGTGACAGTAGTCAtggaagaattagaaataaaagaaaaaagtcatttcaGAACTGAAGACTAAACTACAAGGATTACAAGAAAAAAGTCATTTCAGAACTGAAGACTAAACTACAAGGATTACAAGAACCAAAAATATAATAGACAGTGCCTAATGAGGAAACAGTAGGTAAAAAGGGACATTTTAAAGTAGCCTCTTTTGGAACAGTCCTGCAGTTAGCTATTATAAATtcatgacaaaaaaatttttttaaatcactctcTAAAGGTACTAGAAATTGACCAAAAGCAGGCAGAAACTGGAGGGGAGTCAGCATCTGGAGGAGGGAATGGCAccttttttgtttgcctggatcTTGGCCTGATGGCAGTCAGCATCCAGTACTTGGCACTGGGGACTTGAATAGAAATCACAAGTTTTACTGGCTTGAGGATCCAGACGATAGAGTTTGACACCACCTAAGCAGCTGAAAAATAAGCAGGAATATTTTAGGACAGAGAGAAGTACAAAGAGGG
The sequence above is drawn from the Cynocephalus volans isolate mCynVol1 chromosome 8, mCynVol1.pri, whole genome shotgun sequence genome and encodes:
- the LOC134383070 gene encoding LOW QUALITY PROTEIN: kinesin-like protein KIF11 (The sequence of the model RefSeq protein was modified relative to this genomic sequence to represent the inferred CDS: inserted 5 bases in 4 codons), with protein sequence MASQPNSSAKKKEEKGKNIQVVVRCRPFNLAERKANAHSVVECDHVQKEVSVRTGGLANKSARKTYXFDMVFGASTKQIDVYQSGVCPILDEVMMGYNCTIFAYGQTGTGKTFTMEGERXNEEYTWEEDPLAGIIPRTLHQIFEKLTDNGTEFSVKVSLLEIYNEELFDLLNPSSDVSERLQMFDDPHNKRGVIIKGLEEITVHNKDEVYQILEKGTAKRTTAATLMNAYSSRSHSVFSITIHMKETTIDGEELVKIGKLNLVDLAGSENIGRSGAVDKRAREAGNINQSLLTLGRVITALVERTPHVPYRESKLTRILQDSLGGRTRTSIIATISPASLNLEETXSTLEYAHRAKNILNKPEVNQKLTKKAFIKEYTEEIERLKRDLASAREENGVYLSEENFRAMNGKLTVQEEQIVELIEKIGALEEELSRVTELFMDNRNELDQCKSDLQHKTQKLETTQKHLQETKLQLVREVYITSALESTEEKLHDAASKLLNTVEETTKDVSGLHSKLDRKKAIDQHNAEAQEIFNKNLNSLFNNMEELIKDSSSKQKAMLEVHKTLFDNLLSSSVSALDTITTTALGSLTFIPENVFTRVSQISDMILKEQSLAAESKTVLQKLINVLKTDLLCSLEMILSPTVVSVLKINSQIKHIFKTSLKVAEKIKDQKKEMDNFLSILCNNLHELQENTVSSLVESQKLCENLTEDLKTVKQTHSQELCQLINVWAERFCALEEKCENIQKPLSIVQENTEQKSKDIINKTTFHSKKLCADFDGLSQELRHFNQEVTKLVEESVKYYDKLNSNLEKISHETEQRCESLNISTVYSSEQWVSCLNKREEELHNLLEVVNQYCEASSSEITEKLSAXKQHNIFLDQITIDEEKLLTQNLELKETIQIGLTKLNCFLQQDLKLDIPTGTTPQRKNYLYPSTLVRTEPREQLLDQLKRKQPELLMMLNCSENKKEETSQDMDIENAVQGQYDEEPLSQDPSVDANVDCSSSGGVPFFQHKKSHGKDKENRGINPVERSKVEETTEHSVTKSRLPLRAQINL